The sequence TACATCATTTGAGGAAATGGTTCCTTTTTGTGTTCACAACTAGTGTGTCTTGATGAATATAAAGTTAAAGAGTGAATTCTACAAGGGTTTCGGCAGGTGCTGGCTATCACGACACATTCGTGCTGCTGGCAAGAGTAGCACACGGATCTTTTTGATTCTCTTTCAGGATTTTGCGTTGATGGTTAGCTGATAAATTTCACCCGATGCACCGCATTTGTTTTCTTTGTATTATAATATAGAGCTTATATATATAGGGTTGGAATTAAAATGGTTACACTAGTCACTAGACTATGGAGAGAAGGCATGTCAAGTGAATAAACTACCACCGGCACATACATTCTCATTTGATAATCAACTATATTTAGTTTTAATAAACATGTCTTGGATGAATCATAAGTTGGTTTTAgaattcaaaagaaaaaaaaatcgtcTTTGGGAGCTGGGCAGTTGAGCTACCTATGTATGCTCACATTACATCATATCCTTCATCTACTTTTCTGATGCTTATGAATAATCCGTCTAAGCTGTGCAACATGTAACTATATATGCATTCTATAAAATACAAGTCGTGATATATGAAAAAGGCATGCGATTGTTCTTTACGTCTATCTTGATCTGGTTTAACTAAAAAGCATTAAGTTGATTATTGCATTTAGTGTCTATGGTTCAAAAGCATTAGAAATTCACCTACATTTCCATGAACAGTTTTTAGTCGGCACCGCTACTTCGGTTGTCCACCGATTTGCCACCATCATCGAGATTCATTGCCGCCATGGCTGCCACCACCTAGGTCAAAGAGAGAGTGAGCTGAGTGAACTGGGCGAGTGAACGAGGttgggggaggaggagagagggtcGACCAGTTTAACCTCGGCCCAAGCGACATGGTCCGGCTGAGCCCCATCCCTAACGACCGTCAGCTGGTCGTCGTCTACCCCGATGCCAACGTCGCCCTGACAGAGGCCATCTACGGGCCCAACCTGTCATAATCCTGCTTAACTAGACTGAACCGGTTCTTATGTAAAAGTGATACTTCCTCCTATCTATAATAAGTGTCCCAATTTTAAACTAGGGTTAGACTCTGGGTTGGAGTAGTTTTTATTTTGACAAAAAGTTAAACAAAAGTGGTAGTTCCGTGGGAAAGTGGTCATTTTAGAAAGGTCATACGTGGAGTGTAGCTTTTGCAGGGGCAAAAGAGTAAACTAAAGTAATACATCTTATAATctaatttttttcacaaaaaactACACGCCAAGGAACGCCTAACCGTGCCGCGGCCCGCCGGCTTTCACAGGCACCGCCGCGTCCGGGAACAGACCGACTGCCGCCTTCCACGTGCCCGCGGGTTCCCCCTCATCGAGGCGACCCACAGCGGCGCGGCCGCACCGAAGCCGAAGGGGCCCATCACTCTGGCGCTGGGTTATCCGAGGCCGTACCGGCGCTGGCAGGAGGCGGAGGGCGCGCCCTGAAGGAATCTTCCTGATTAGACCTGGCTTGCTCTGACCTGGTGAGTGATGGCCTGCTCTGTTCACTCGATTCGGCACTGTAGGTGAAACCTTCACCTTTTCTTCATTTTGTTCCAAACAGAACAATGGGGTTCAATCCAGGTCAAGTTTCCCCTCTCCTCGCCTCTCCTCTTATTAGCAAGCTCTGTTTGTTATTTTGTGTGTGCTTTGGATATTATTTTTTTGACGAAAAGACGGCCCTAGGGCCGTATTTCATTGATTAATCAGGAGAGGCAGAATACAAAGTCTGAGAGACAAAAAGAAGGTGGAGCTGGCATCCAAAAAGAAAACACTCAGCAACAAACAAGGGGAAAATCAAGGTGGTTCAAATATTCTGTCGAGCAAGCTATAAGCCCAGCCGCTGACCAACATCTTGCCTCATCCATGATTCGTCCCATGAGTTGTGGAGCGCAGCATATGTCAGCATTGAACACACGGTTGTTTTTGTTCCTTCCATATCATCCAGGAGACCAAGCAAATGGCCTGACTTCCATTCTTTCATCTTATTAGCTGGGAGCAACTGCAGTTGCATCATCCAATTGTTTTTGAGATGAAGGCATTGCTGATGGGAGTTTACCATTGGCGCTAGGTTGAGAAAAAGTCCCCCAAGCTTGCTGATGGCCATCATCCAGAGCTGCTTTGGATACTTAAACGATGTTATTTGGGCTGCTGACTCCTACGTTGCATGGATACTTGGATACGTATCGGATACACGATACGGGGATACGCCCGATACGTCAATTTTCTAAAAACATGGATACGGGGATACGTTTATGTATAGATGTTACATATATTAATTATTACAAATATGAAGAAAAAAATTAAGGAGCTTCTAGATCAAAGCATGCCTCAATACGATTACCCCTTTCTTTTCTTGCACTTAGTCCACTTCCATTAATTGGCAGTGAGATTTGACTAGGTTTGTTGTTTCAATCAATGCATCGACTCTCTCTTGCTCACCTTTCAATTGAATAAAAAACATTGACATACATGTTTTCACATGAACTCACGCCCATGTTGGGAATCTTCAAAGGTGTGCCTTTATTATTGAGGGGATTTCACGTCGAACAAGGGGTTTCAGGTATCCAAATCGTATCGCAGAAGTATCCTAGAAGTATCAaacattattttatttttttaaatcaaaatttCGAGGGATACTTACGGGATACGTATCAGGAAGTATCGGGGCAGTATCCGAGTATCGGGGCAGTATCCGGCTGGATACGCGCAATTTCTGAAGTATCCGCGCAACGTAGGCTGACTCTAATATTAAAACCTTGGCTCTGAAGCTACAATGTAGAATTTCTTGTAACATCCCTGTGTTGATCTTTCTTGTCGTTTTTGCTATGGAGGCTCAGCTGTACTGCCCTGCGTACCAAGGTACTGACAGAGTTATTACAGCACCCTCTGGGTATTGCTGTGCTCCCTTATCTCCTTGGCACTGCGAAAAGTAGGGTACGATTCCTTCTGCTCAGATTCCAGAAGTTCTCAGTTGAAAGCATGGTCATGCTTTCATCTGCAACTCTCTGAAGACTTTGCACGTGAGACTCTTATTTTAATTGAAGGTGTGATGGCAGTACAAGACCCGCAAGCATCAGCTTGTATGGTGTGTCATTCATCTGCATATATGTATGTTCTTGCTCTGTGCTTGGGCATCCTTGGCATTGTGGCCGCTTCTCTGCAGAAGTATTGGCTCTCGGCAAAGGTAAGAGGCTTCTGGTTTTTCTACTTTCTACTACATCCTTAGTGCATAAACTTGATACTTCTTTGGATCTTGTTTATGGTGGCTCCTTTAGTGCTTGCTTGCATAGCTTACTTTCCTTTGATTTTTCTGACATCAAATATATGCATCCATGTGAATTTGGAACAGACTGCTGATAACAAATACTGCTACTTCATCCTATTTTAGGCTGCTCTTTTGCTCTGGGCTTGGGCATCCTTGGCATAGAGGCTGCTTCTCTGCAAAATTATTGATTTGTTCAAAGAGCTTCTTGGCAAAGGTAAGAGGCTTCTTGTCTTTCTACTTGCTACATCTTTAGATCATAAACTTGCTACACTTTTAGATGATGTTTATAATGGCACACAGGAACCTAAAGTGCATAGTTCTATTTGTCCTGAAATTTAATATTAGACGTTTTTCTTTGATTTATCTGGCATGGAGTATATGCATCAAGTTGAAGTTAGAACAGGCTGCTGATAGTAACACATATTGCTACATCTTTCTATTTTACACTGAAAGAAGTATTGGCTGTTCACAAATGTAAGAGGCTTCTTCTCTTTCTACTAGATCATAAACTTGCTAACTCTTTAGATCACCTGAAAAAAACTTGCTCCAGTATTGGACACCTTTGATTTGTCTGACATCGAATATATGCATCCATGTGAGGTTGGAACAGACTGCTGATGATAACACATACTACTACATCTTCCAATTTTAGGCTGCTGTATCTTGTTCTCTTGATTCCCCACCATTTTGATGACATCTGTCATGGCGCCGGATCAAGATTATGATCAAGATAACAGTCATGTGGATGATACCCAGAAGTATTTTTTCAAGTGCATGGTTGGCGATTTCCCAGAAAAAATGGCAAGCCCTGGTGCATGGACGCCCTTTCTCTCCTTCAGACGGAATGCCATCCTGGTCAGAATGATAATTTTGTTGTTTGCTTGTTCCTGCAGGCCATACCACAGAAGTTTGTGGAGAACTTCAAAGGTCATATCTCTGAAGTTATCAAGCTAGAAGCTCCTGATGGAAACATTTACAATATTCAGGCTGTCAGGGATCTGAACAAGATAGTCCTCGGATCTGGATGGGGGGTATTTGTCAGCTTTTACAAACTAAAAGTGGGCTACTTCCTGGTGTTCAGGTACATCGGGGATTCTCACTTCAAAGTTCTGATATTTGATTTTGGAACTTGCTGTGAGAAGGAAGTGTTCCACGTTCTCATGAACTGCGACCCTAATGCCCAAGAAAAAGAAAGCAACAGTGAGTCCCATCGAAGGTGCGAGCTCTGTGATGTGCATTTCTATTGGCATCACCTGGATGATAGGCAGAAGCATTTCCTGAGGCTCATGGTTGGCGATTTCCGTCGAGAAATGGTAAGACCTTGGATGATAATGCCCTTCCTGACGTCTTGATGAAGTGTAGtctttaccgaaaaagggtttccccccgctttatattataaagcaccaGACACACGATCACAGGGTAACTGCCGGGGCGAACGGCACAACAAGCCcaaaagggaaaaagaagaaataaaagccaaCAACGGCAGCTCGGCAAGCACAAATGATCCGCCACCGCTGCGCCCTCCACCTTCGTCCCACCACACGCCATGGCACCGGCCCGCCgcataccaagcagcacctccaagaaggaatgcgacgccaacgacgctgctgcccggacgagtcctagggtttccctcggCATACGGAGGGGAGCAGGTGATGGGTAGCGCCGACGCCCTTCAAGAAGGAATGATGGCACCCTCAGGTGTCACCGCGTCGGAGCCGGAAGAACCGGCAAAGATTTCTCCCACATCCCCAAGCACCGCTACCCACTCGAACCGGGGCCATCCAACCATCAAGCCACCCGCAAGCACGCGCCACCACGGTCTTGGACACATCCACGTCGCCCCGCTGcgaacaccaccacgaggccaaggaggccggaAAGAAGCGCCAAGCGACGGGAGGAACCACACAGAAGCcaagcgggagggaaccacctccccCGCCGACGTGCGGGAGGCCCGAGCCCCCGGCGACGTCGTGGTCGCCGACCGGACGTGGCAGCAGGGCACACcgggccacccctggcccggccaggtCCACAACGGACCCGCAAAGCCCCGCCGGCCATGTTGCAGCAAGCCGGCACCTGCGCCGCCCGCTCCCAGCCGTCAACGCCGCTCTCCCGCCTCCTGGAGGccacgccgccggcccgcccaaACCCAGATGGGGCctgaagggcccagatctgggccgagcgggctggttcaggccgcgccgccgcgccgccccgccgccaacggCGACGCCGTCGCCCAGTCGTCCACCCACGCCGCGCCAGGATCTCCGCCGCCACGTCGGACCGCCGCCGCCGAAGAGCACCCCCCGGCGCACACCGCCCCGCGCCGGGGAGCACCGAGAGGGGAAGggcaggaggccgccgccgccagcaaCCCAGGGGCCAGGCCTGGCCGCgggtgccggcgacggcggcggggagggagggagggaaggggGGCTCTAGAGGAGGGGGGGCGCCGGAGCGCGGCCGGTCGCCCGCGGGGACGACGCGGTCGCGCGAGAGGAGAAGAAAAGGAGAGAGTCGCCCTGCAGGCACTATTACAGTGTCCGAAGTGTAGTCTTTTGATCAGACATATATAATTTGTTGATTGCTTTGTTGTTTGTTCCTGCAGAGCATACCAcagaaatttgtgaacaatttcagAGGCCGGATCTCTGAAGTTATGAAGCTAGAAGCTCCAGATGGATACATATACAACTTTAAGGTTACCAAGGATCTGAACAAGATAGTCCTTAGATATGGATGGGCAGCATTTGCCAGTGATTATGAACTAAAAGAGCATGACTTGCTGGTGTTCAGATACATTGGGGACTCTCACTTTAAAGTCCTAATATTTGACCCAAGTGGTTGTGAGAAACAATCATTCCACATTGTCTTGAACCATGCTCCTAATGTACCAAAAACAGGCATATCTCATGATCGGTCATTCATCAGGGAAACAAGGCGCCGAGACTGCGGATCACACGATAACAACAGTAGGAAAACTAAAAAGATGACTCCGGTGGACTCTCCTTCACCGAGATTTGGTAAAGAATTGCTAACTGATGTACATTTTCATTGGTACCTGTAATTGCTAACTGATGTCTTGATGATCGGGGTTGTGGAGCAGAAGGTGTCACATCTCCAGAAGTCACCATGAATTCATGTGGCCTTCGGGAAATCGCCGAGCCTCACTATGTCCTAGCAACGGGGTGCAATCTGACTACAGCACAGAAGGCAGAAGTCGACGCGCTTGTGAAGAAAGTTAGGCCTGTAATTCCATTTTACATCACAGCCATGAACAAGACAAGTATGTCTGGATCTCTGGTATGTGTGCAGTATCCTCTACAGATTCAATGAGACTCCTGCAACATTTGTTATTTAATGTTCAGATCTCTTGTCTAAAATTTTGTTGGAATTTTTAAAATTATAGTAGCTCTCTGTAAATTACAATCTTCAATAATTTGAAAGCGGTGTATCACGATAGACATTCCAATCAATGGTTGAATGATGAATATCATCGAACTATTCCATTCCACTGCTGAATGACGGAAACTGGAGTTTTTTCTTACTGATGGACTGATCCTGGGAATCCTGATGATTCATTCATCTGTAACAGGCCATCTGCAAGGATTACGCTGCCAAATACCTTCCACATGAAGACCAATTCATCACACTCTGCCATCCTCATAAGAGCAACATATGGGTAGATAATTTGAAGGTTATCACTGATGGTTCATGCATGCTTTCTGTTGGCTGGTCGTGCTTCGTTCTCCACAACGAGTTGCGGGAAAGTGACATCTGCCTATTTGAAGTATCGAAAAGTGACGGTGAAGTGACAATGGTTGTTCATTCTCTTGAAGGAGGTCATCACCTACAAGGTGAGTATGCAACACATTGACACCTGCACACATGACATTAAAAATAACCCTCAGGATCGCCAACTTAAAAAAGATGAATTTATGAGACAACATAGAAATAGACTCCTTTGTTTTATGTAGCCAGACCTGAACCAGTATGGAATCAAGAGTGAGTTAGTGTCACTTTACTTGATCATTTTGGAATGCCCATTTGTGTTTGTACAGGGAAAAAGCCCGAATCTCAAAACAAGTGCACTTATCCAGTTAAGGTCGAGGTGACCGAGGAAGAGGACAGTGACAAAGAACATGCTGAGTCCAACTACTACTACTCAAGGTATGCCTATGACCTGACCGGCGAGGAGCAAGAGGAGATATTCAGGTCAGCGTTGATTCAACAGGGCAATCCGGTATACGTCGCCGTCCTGCAGGAGAATCATGTTAGCAGCAGGAATAACTTGCTGGTCAGTTCAGTTGTTCCTCTAATCACGAACTGGAAGACCTAGACAGTTCATTAGACCGTCTTTGATAGACTTTGTGAACCGTCTGTGCCATAGCTTTCCGTACTAATGACTAATGTTCTGCTGTACTGTATATGCAGACCTTTCCCAGAGACTTTGCGGCTAAGCATCTCGCGGAGAGGTCGCACGACATCCTGCTCCTGAGACCTAACAGGAGAGAGAAGTGGTGCGTGAGGTACTACTACCATTCGATGATGAGGATACAGGGTTTCAGCTACAGCTCCTGGACCAAGTTTGTCTCTGACAACGGGCTGCACGAGGGCCATGTCTGTGTCTTCGAGCTGATGAAAGGCGTGTGTGAGGCCACGATGATGGTCCACGTTTTCAGGAAGTTCAATGGCAGGTTTGTTCTGCTGGATTAACTAGTTAGGTTCCTGCGTAGCTGCATCCATCTTAATTTGTGGTTGAATAACTGAAGCTGTTGTCACCGGGAGCTGAAATGAGAGTAGCTTGTGTACCAGTAGAAGTAGTTTTTGAAACGTACCATGTGAATGTTCATTCCTGATTCACCAGCCATGACTGTGATTTCAGAACCAAGAGGAGTATTTCAGCGCTTGTAGCCGTAGGTAGAAGGCCGTGCCAAAGCATCTATGGCTTACTCCCCTGAAATTTTGTTGAATGTAAATCGGTTGACTGAAATTTTATTAAATCTAAGCCTGAGTCCCAGCTAGTGGATAGCTGTGTGCACATGTTACTGGAGGACAGCTACTCAGCTAATCGGCGACGAAAAGTTTTAACTTGTAACTCGTGTGTTCTTGTGTGGGTTATTCTTTAAGTGGTGATCGACTAGGAGAAATTAATTGTTTGTTGCATGATCTGGTTCTCGCGGCCGCTTTGGCTATTTTGTTGTGGCTTTTGTTAGACCTGTGATGATATGAAAGCGTGTAGTTGCAAAATTCATCAATGGCTCTTTATCTGGTTTTGCAAAATCAGAAACATGTCGAGCAAATTTGCAGGAGTGGATGATCACAACATCAACAGCAAGAACCAACCGCTAACATATTTTATTTTTGAGATTGAGATCGAGAGATGTAAACCGCCGGATGGATAAGGGTTAGACGAGAACTTACAAATTGATGAGATGTTAGCATATTTTGTTATTATTGTTGTTCTTGTTGTGTCCATGATGACGATGAAAATAAATTTAGAATTTCAAAATAACATCTTCTCGACTCGCCGAATAAGTTATATCCCATCCAATTACTTGTCATAGCATATAACTTGCTTTGTTTGTGTTAGGACCCAATGCATAAGAAACTAGATTCCTTCCTGATTAAATCAACTATATTCCAGGCCATTCCATCTATGCATTGCCACATAAGGCACAACTATTATGCTTCCCCCTGGATATATCATACAGAATCAGGCTAGTTACAGTTGGACACACATATAGCACACAAAATTGAAAAAATAGTTTGCACATTCAAGCCGTAAAGGCTAGATGTATTTCCGAACCCTCTCATCCCTAAGTAGTTGTGCATTCGACAAGCAGGGAAGCAGTGAGATCCTTCTAATCCTAGATTGACTTGTAGGTATGAGAAGGTGGTAAAGAAAGAGTACTCAATGAGAGAAAAGTAGTAGAGCCTGGGTGATCTCCAGGCTAGAGTTCTTATGTGAAGATATACACTGCGTAAGAAGATGATGGGTGAAAAATGATCTGATATCATCAATGAAACCTGCACCACATGTGACCTGAGATTGTCTTGCATCGCAATTATACCTAGTACTccatggaggtgtcggagtaaCATGGAAATTTAGTTATTTATTCACCAACACAACCTAtactttttttttggggggggggggggggggctctattCGGGGCATTATCGACTGATAGCTACATTGCCCCAATTGAACTTAGAGAATTGGTGTGACCACTGAAAGTGTGGTGGACAAAATAACCACCATAGTGTGGAAGTTCTTCCAAGAAATTAAGTATATGACATGTGGACAATATGGCTAACAAAATGGGGAAAACTATAACTGTCACAATGATCAAACACATGCTTGATCGTGTCTGTTCATTGTTCAATGACAAGAAACCAAGTTATCTTACAAACATTTTCCCGTTGATTTTAGTAGTTTTTCATTATTTTTTCCAGTAGGCCTTTGCCGGCTCTATTATTTAATCACTGGGTTTTTCATAAAGTAATGCACTTATGTGTTGGCTTTTTTTATGGGACTTGCAATTACTCCCTCAGACTGTAATAGAAGTTGTTGTTTGGACATCGGCATCGATATCCAAAACACAACTCCAACTACTAATTTCGGCGAAAACAGATTTGTAGAACCTAACAAATATTACGTATGTGATAGTACTTCCGAAACAATTGATGCACATGTGATTTTCAAGTACAGAATTGAAATATTTTGGAAGATATTGATTGTCAAATTAAACCTGTGCACTATATGAGCATTGAGATTGTCCTCCCTTGGACACTATCAGTGCTCTTGCCGGTAGCTCAAACAGCTTAAAATACTAGTGTGATTTCATCAGTGTAAATAGAGGTcaatgattttttttttaaaaactcaTAGGGCATGGAGGTTAGTCAGGTCAGAAAACATTTGCGCATTTTTTCGAGACCAGGTGTAGATCATAGAGTGTCACGCGCACGCACACGCACACTTACTTTTATGGTACATGCCGTGCTTAGGATGATGGAGAGTATACATTGTATTTCAGCCAACAAGAACAAAACCATTGGGCGGCGCAGCATGTGACAAAATGGAGAGACCGTGTAGTTCTTGCAATACATGTACGCAGAAGCTACCGATCCTGCTCAGTGGCTGCTTCACCTGATGTACTGTTCGCGTCGTTGAGCACCTTGCTGGGTTAGGCTTGGAAATGCATATGGTTGGGTGATGTGTCGTGCATCGCTGTGTCCGTCGCCTGTGATGCCATAGCTTGTACGTTGTGAACGTTTCTCTCCTATCCTTAATAGAAAAGACATGCAACGTTCTTGCATGTTCTTGGGAAAAAATATACCCCCCTGCATGAACCACTGCCTCGGCTATATTACTGGCAGGCTCGACTCGGATGGGGTTCCTCTGTGCCATTACTAGCTCGTGCACAACAAAATGTAGTCCTGACCCCTCTCATGCCTAGCTATAGGAACGTAACACATGAGTTTGACAAGCCATGGAGATATATCTTCTTTATCCTATCTAGGGATGCCGCGGAGCATCGTAGgtcgaagtggtggaggaagagTAGTCGATGAGAGAAGAGTGTGGTACCTAGGATGCTTCCGCGAATATATATACAATATGAAATAAAAGGCGTAGGTGAAAAATGAACTGAACTCATCAATGAATCCAACGCACCATGTGCAAATTGATATTGTCTTGGCTTATTACATCGTGTGTTTTTGTGCGTGACAAAACGCACAAAGGCATCTTAGATCTCCCCCACAATAAAAAAGTGGACGTGGCTAGGGAGCGCCACTGCACTCGTTTGTTGTCTAGAGCGCATCACCGTATATAATAAGTGCATGTCTTTGTGTCCAGCTGTCTACCCTAGAAAAGAAAATTGTTTGGCCACATCCCATAGCATACATGGGTGCCGATTGAATCAGCCTAAATCCTGTCCCCACGTGCATTTATTTGGGGGTTTAAAAAGTTATAAAAGCCATAACTTTTGATTCAAGCATCGAAATCCAGTTCCGTTTTCACCGTCAGATTTCTGACGatgagttcttcaaaactagatctcatatgagTAGGTTTCCTCAAACTTTTTTTGAGGGCAATTTTGGATGCAATGGAGGCAATTATAATGCTACAGGAAGCAACTTCTTCTTTTTCGCCTAGTTGGACTGACTATTAGGTTGGTTTGCGTAAAAACGAGAAAAATCACGCAAAACATAAGGCATCTATAGTTCTACATACAAAGCAACTTCACTGCACTATGTGTATTTGTGAGTTTGGTAACATTATCCAAACTTTCTTATCATGGCTGCTCAATTGCCTATTGTTGATGCTTAGTTGCCTACAGTTGATGGTCAGTTACCAATAAATGATATAAACTGCCTATATTGATGCCTAGTTGTCTGCTATTGGTAATTAGTTGCCTACAATTGCTTCTCAGTTGCCTAACTTTGCAAAAATAGTTGCCTACAATATTATGAAGTTGTTTATCATTATTTTTCTAAGTTGCCTACAAACATTCTGAAGTGGCCAAGATTCACCATCATGTTGTCTACCATAACTAGCAATAGTAGACACAAGAGCATCATCGGTA comes from Triticum aestivum cultivar Chinese Spring chromosome 5B, IWGSC CS RefSeq v2.1, whole genome shotgun sequence and encodes:
- the LOC123110554 gene encoding B3 domain-containing protein_Os12g40080 isoform X1, whose amino-acid sequence is MTSVMAPDQDYDQDNSHVDDTQKYFFKCMVGDFPEKMAIPQKFVENFKGHISEVIKLEAPDGNIYNIQAVRDLNKIVLGSGWGVFVSFYKLKVGYFLVFRYIGDSHFKVLIFDFGTCCEKEVFHVLMNCDPNAQEKESNSESHRRCELCDVHFYWHHLDDRQKHFLRLMVGDFRREMSIPQKFVNNFRGRISEVMKLEAPDGYIYNFKVTKDLNKIVLRYGWAAFASDYELKEHDLLVFRYIGDSHFKVLIFDPSGCEKQSFHIVLNHAPNVPKTGISHDRSFIRETRRRDCGSHDNNSRKTKKMTPVDSPSPRFEGVTSPEVTMNSCGLREIAEPHYVLATGCNLTTAQKAEVDALVKKVRPVIPFYITAMNKTSMSGSLAICKDYAAKYLPHEDQFITLCHPHKSNIWVDNLKVITDGSCMLSVGWSCFVLHNELRESDICLFEVSKSDGEVTMVVHSLEGGHHLQGKKPESQNKCTYPVKVEVTEEEDSDKEHAESNYYYSRYAYDLTGEEQEEIFRSALIQQGNPVYVAVLQENHVSSRNNLLTFPRDFAAKHLAERSHDILLLRPNRREKWCVRYYYHSMMRIQGFSYSSWTKFVSDNGLHEGHVCVFELMKGVCEATMMVHVFRKFNGRFVLLD
- the LOC123110554 gene encoding B3 domain-containing protein_Os12g40080 isoform X2, which gives rise to MIKITVMWMIPRSIFSSAWLAISQKKWQALAIPQKFVENFKGHISEVIKLEAPDGNIYNIQAVRDLNKIVLGSGWGVFVSFYKLKVGYFLVFRYIGDSHFKVLIFDFGTCCEKEVFHVLMNCDPNAQEKESNSESHRRCELCDVHFYWHHLDDRQKHFLRLMVGDFRREMSIPQKFVNNFRGRISEVMKLEAPDGYIYNFKVTKDLNKIVLRYGWAAFASDYELKEHDLLVFRYIGDSHFKVLIFDPSGCEKQSFHIVLNHAPNVPKTGISHDRSFIRETRRRDCGSHDNNSRKTKKMTPVDSPSPRFEGVTSPEVTMNSCGLREIAEPHYVLATGCNLTTAQKAEVDALVKKVRPVIPFYITAMNKTSMSGSLAICKDYAAKYLPHEDQFITLCHPHKSNIWVDNLKVITDGSCMLSVGWSCFVLHNELRESDICLFEVSKSDGEVTMVVHSLEGGHHLQGKKPESQNKCTYPVKVEVTEEEDSDKEHAESNYYYSRYAYDLTGEEQEEIFRSALIQQGNPVYVAVLQENHVSSRNNLLTFPRDFAAKHLAERSHDILLLRPNRREKWCVRYYYHSMMRIQGFSYSSWTKFVSDNGLHEGHVCVFELMKGVCEATMMVHVFRKFNGRFVLLD